From Diaminobutyricibacter sp. McL0608, one genomic window encodes:
- a CDS encoding polyketide cyclase, protein MWTNEHTAETTLDRETVWAALRDLHTGTLTYEGADTFELQGPFAVGTELIVTPVGQDPFPSTIVDLVENETYADRTEFGTLVLTFRHTLVPIDNGTRVTHRLEIDGEGADEVGAELGPQISADFPESMEALFDAARRRA, encoded by the coding sequence ATGTGGACCAACGAACACACCGCCGAGACGACACTCGATCGCGAGACCGTCTGGGCGGCCCTCAGGGACCTCCACACCGGCACCCTCACCTATGAGGGCGCCGACACCTTCGAACTCCAAGGACCATTCGCCGTCGGCACCGAGCTGATCGTCACCCCCGTCGGGCAGGATCCGTTCCCGTCGACCATCGTCGACCTCGTCGAGAACGAGACCTACGCCGACCGCACCGAGTTCGGCACGCTCGTGCTCACCTTCCGGCACACCCTCGTTCCGATCGACAACGGCACCAGGGTCACGCACCGCCTCGAGATCGACGGCGAAGGAGCGGACGAGGTCGGAGCCGAACTGGGCCCGCAGATCAGCGCGGACTTCCCGGAGTCGATGGAGGCACTGTTCGACGCTGCCCGACGTCGCGCATGA
- a CDS encoding YhgE/Pip domain-containing protein, which produces MKILPMIAAEFRRLNANPMSIVALIALVAVPILYGGLYLWANQDPYARLNQIPAAIVVDDTGATVDGKTVEYGTEIADELVKDGTFDWQVVTPGSAASGVDSSKFDFSVTFPSDFSEALASASGSTPRQATVTLTTNDTNSYLASTIGRQAAESIRVSIVKKVNEQAAQQFLMGLATIRSNLVTAADGASRLVDGTATAQAGASSLAAGTAKVSTGANQLAGGTSQVAAGANQVADGAKKVAAGNAELAAKADQAGALADQVAGAVPQARQGVIDRLTAAGATQAQIDAALAALDPLGAKVASGNEQVQALVGQVDQLSAGANQVAAGSAQVASGAHQTATGASQLASGAQQTASGASALSDGLGTLHAGTVKLHDGLTDGVAQIPDDSPELQKKQASTIADPVQLTNTSITSAGTYGAGLAPFFIALAAWIGIYALFLIVKPVSRRAITALHSPIKVTLAGWLTPGLLGAIGMVGLFGVVAAALQFPISNPLGMFAMMATASLTFAAIILALNVWLGSVGQFLGLVLMVLQLVTAGGTFPWQTLPGPLAALHHVLPMSYAVDGIRQLMYGGNPATAWADAGVLGLCALIALIVAAIGVTRMTHFRTLRDLRPSLIG; this is translated from the coding sequence ATGAAGATCCTCCCCATGATCGCGGCGGAGTTCCGTCGTCTCAACGCGAACCCGATGTCCATCGTCGCGCTCATCGCGCTGGTGGCCGTGCCGATCCTCTACGGCGGCCTCTACCTCTGGGCGAACCAGGACCCGTACGCGCGCCTGAACCAGATCCCGGCGGCGATCGTCGTCGACGACACTGGTGCCACCGTCGACGGCAAGACCGTCGAATACGGCACGGAGATCGCGGACGAACTCGTCAAAGATGGCACGTTCGACTGGCAGGTCGTGACCCCGGGATCGGCGGCCTCCGGCGTCGACAGCTCGAAGTTCGATTTCAGCGTCACGTTCCCGAGCGACTTCTCGGAGGCGCTGGCTTCAGCATCCGGAAGCACGCCGCGCCAGGCGACGGTGACGCTGACGACGAACGATACAAACAGCTACCTGGCGTCGACGATCGGCCGGCAGGCGGCGGAGAGCATCCGCGTCTCCATCGTGAAAAAGGTCAACGAGCAGGCGGCGCAGCAGTTCCTGATGGGTCTCGCGACCATTCGCTCGAACCTCGTCACGGCGGCGGATGGTGCGAGCCGGCTCGTCGACGGAACCGCGACCGCGCAGGCGGGCGCCTCGTCGCTCGCTGCCGGGACCGCGAAAGTGTCGACCGGCGCGAACCAGCTGGCGGGCGGAACCTCGCAGGTCGCCGCGGGCGCGAACCAGGTCGCGGACGGCGCGAAGAAGGTGGCGGCCGGCAACGCCGAACTCGCAGCGAAGGCGGACCAGGCGGGAGCGCTGGCCGACCAGGTGGCGGGAGCCGTCCCGCAGGCCCGCCAGGGGGTCATCGACCGGCTGACCGCGGCCGGGGCCACCCAGGCCCAGATCGACGCCGCCCTCGCGGCACTCGACCCGCTGGGCGCGAAGGTCGCGTCGGGAAACGAGCAGGTGCAGGCTCTCGTCGGGCAGGTCGACCAGCTCTCCGCCGGGGCGAACCAGGTCGCGGCCGGCAGCGCGCAGGTGGCGTCAGGGGCGCACCAGACCGCAACGGGTGCATCGCAACTGGCGTCCGGAGCGCAGCAGACCGCATCCGGTGCCTCGGCACTCAGCGACGGACTCGGCACGCTGCACGCGGGAACGGTGAAGCTCCACGACGGGCTCACCGACGGTGTGGCGCAGATTCCGGACGACTCCCCCGAGCTGCAGAAGAAGCAGGCGTCGACGATCGCCGATCCGGTTCAGCTCACGAACACGTCGATCACCTCGGCCGGCACCTACGGCGCCGGACTCGCGCCGTTCTTCATCGCTCTGGCCGCCTGGATCGGCATCTACGCGTTGTTCCTCATCGTCAAGCCGGTATCCCGTCGGGCCATCACCGCTCTGCACTCGCCGATCAAGGTGACGCTCGCGGGCTGGCTGACGCCCGGGCTGCTCGGGGCGATCGGGATGGTGGGGCTGTTCGGGGTCGTCGCGGCCGCCCTCCAGTTCCCGATCTCGAACCCGTTGGGGATGTTCGCGATGATGGCGACCGCGTCACTCACCTTCGCCGCGATCATCCTCGCGCTCAACGTCTGGCTCGGCAGCGTCGGACAGTTCCTCGGCCTCGTGCTGATGGTGCTGCAGCTCGTCACGGCAGGCGGAACGTTCCCGTGGCAGACACTGCCCGGTCCGCTCGCGGCGCTGCATCATGTGCTTCCGATGTCGTATGCGGTGGACGGAATCCGACAGCTCATGTACGGAGGCAACCCGGCGACAGCCTGGGCCGACGCCGGAGTGCTCGGGCTGTGTGCGCTGATCGCACTGATCGTCGCGGCGATCGGAGTGACGCGGATGACCCACTTCCGCACCCTGCGCGACCTGCGACCCAGCCTGATCGGGTGA
- the rox gene encoding rifampin monooxygenase, which translates to MLDVIIVGGGPTGMMLAAELRLHEVDVLVLEKDAEPSRLVRSLGLHPRSIEILDQRGLLERFLTHGKQYPGGVGRFAGIAGPTPPDLDTAHAYILGIPQPVTDRLLAERAVELGARVRRGSEALSVEQDEDGVSVELTDGTRLRSRWLVGCDGGRSLVRRLLGVGFPGQAATTEWLLGEVEVTAPADEVAAISEEVRRTHQGFGIGPAGDGLYRAVVPAARVAEDRSVPPTLDEFRTQLRAYAGTDFGVHSPSSLTRFTDATRLAERYRVGRMLLAGDAAHVHPPLGGQGLNLGIQDAFNLGWKLAAAVDGWAPDELLDSYFAERHPVAEDVLTITRAQSELLSPEPGPQAVRRLLTELMEFADVGRFLAEKVTSTGIRYDFGEGPDLLGRRMRDIPLSPGRLYELTREGRGLLLDRTGELSVAGWTDRVDHVVDAGAELDAPAILLRPDGHVAWIGDDQEDLVRHLPTWFGVASL; encoded by the coding sequence ATGCTCGACGTGATCATCGTCGGCGGCGGGCCGACGGGGATGATGCTGGCCGCCGAACTGCGGTTACACGAGGTCGACGTGCTCGTACTGGAGAAGGATGCGGAGCCGAGCCGGCTGGTCCGCTCGCTCGGCCTGCATCCGCGCAGCATCGAGATCCTGGACCAGCGCGGGCTACTCGAGCGGTTCCTCACGCACGGGAAGCAGTATCCGGGCGGCGTCGGCCGTTTCGCCGGGATAGCCGGTCCAACGCCGCCGGACCTGGACACCGCACACGCCTACATCCTCGGCATCCCGCAGCCGGTCACCGACCGCCTGCTTGCCGAGCGTGCCGTCGAGCTCGGCGCGCGGGTCCGCCGCGGCAGCGAGGCGCTGAGTGTCGAGCAGGATGAGGACGGGGTGAGCGTCGAGCTCACCGACGGAACCCGGCTGCGCTCCCGCTGGCTGGTCGGCTGCGACGGCGGCCGAAGCCTCGTGCGCAGACTGCTCGGTGTGGGGTTCCCCGGCCAGGCCGCCACGACCGAGTGGCTCCTCGGCGAAGTCGAGGTGACGGCGCCGGCGGATGAGGTGGCCGCCATCTCGGAGGAGGTGCGCAGGACGCACCAGGGGTTCGGGATCGGACCGGCGGGCGACGGCTTGTACCGGGCCGTGGTTCCTGCGGCGCGCGTGGCAGAGGACCGGTCGGTTCCGCCGACCCTGGATGAGTTCCGGACGCAGTTGCGGGCGTACGCGGGCACCGACTTCGGCGTCCACTCACCAAGCTCCCTGACCCGTTTCACCGACGCCACCCGCCTGGCCGAACGCTATCGGGTGGGCCGGATGCTGCTCGCCGGCGATGCGGCGCACGTGCACCCGCCGCTCGGAGGGCAGGGCCTGAACCTCGGCATCCAGGACGCCTTCAACCTGGGTTGGAAACTCGCCGCCGCAGTCGACGGTTGGGCACCGGATGAACTGCTCGACAGCTATTTCGCCGAGCGTCACCCGGTCGCGGAGGATGTGCTGACCATCACCCGAGCCCAGAGCGAGTTGCTCTCCCCCGAGCCCGGGCCGCAGGCCGTGCGCAGACTGCTGACCGAGCTGATGGAGTTCGCGGATGTCGGCCGCTTCCTGGCCGAGAAGGTCACTTCGACCGGAATCCGCTACGACTTCGGAGAAGGCCCCGACCTGCTCGGCAGACGCATGCGTGACATCCCCCTGTCACCTGGTCGTCTCTACGAGCTCACGCGCGAAGGTCGTGGCCTTCTGCTGGACAGGACCGGCGAACTCTCCGTGGCCGGATGGACGGATCGGGTCGACCACGTCGTGGACGCCGGCGCGGAACTGGACGCTCCCGCGATCCTGCTCCGGCCGGACGGCCACGTCGCCTGGATCGGCGACGACCAGGAGGACCTGGTCCGCCACCTGCCGACCTGGTTCGGAGTCGCCTCCCTCTGA
- a CDS encoding organic hydroperoxide resistance protein produces the protein MDIAYTAIAHASGGGRDGHVRSEDDLLDFDTRPPRELGGSGLGTNPEQLFAAGFAACFLSALHAVGRREKADTRDAGVSASVGIGDNGNGGYGLTVELDVYVPNVSRATAEELAEKAHHVCPYSNATRGNVPVRITVVD, from the coding sequence ATGGACATCGCTTACACAGCAATCGCGCACGCATCGGGTGGGGGCCGCGACGGCCACGTTCGCAGCGAGGACGACCTCCTCGACTTCGACACCCGGCCGCCCCGCGAGCTCGGAGGCTCCGGCCTCGGCACCAACCCGGAGCAGTTGTTCGCGGCGGGGTTCGCAGCCTGCTTCCTGAGCGCGCTGCATGCCGTGGGGCGTCGCGAGAAGGCCGACACCCGGGATGCGGGGGTTTCGGCGAGCGTCGGCATCGGCGACAACGGGAACGGCGGTTACGGGCTGACGGTTGAACTGGACGTGTACGTGCCGAACGTGTCGCGTGCGACGGCGGAAGAGCTGGCCGAGAAGGCGCACCACGTGTGCCCGTACTCGAACGCGACGCGTGGGAACGTCCCGGTGAGGATCACCGTCGTCGACTGA
- a CDS encoding metallophosphoesterase codes for MRSPTERTLSILHLSDTHLYGDGQLHYGIVDTTAALVRTLDRASELDSVDVVVVSGDLSDDGSPESYRILAGMIEPWAAERRAAVVYAMGNHDLREGFEEVLGERTHAQDVKGFRIATIDSTVAGAGYGNLDESQLDALRVALETPSERGAIVVLHHPPVRAQTTLLGALELQNPADLLDVCATGDVRLILAGHYHHSLVGSAEGIPVIVAPAVANTADPLAAPGTERASVGAGFAYIELVGDAEPRVMFVAATSPDDGAVIYDLDAAAVARIADAAGPQR; via the coding sequence GTGAGATCGCCGACTGAACGCACCCTGAGCATCCTCCATCTCTCCGACACGCACCTGTACGGCGACGGGCAGCTGCACTACGGCATCGTCGACACCACGGCGGCGCTCGTACGCACGCTCGACCGCGCGAGCGAGCTCGACTCTGTCGACGTGGTCGTCGTATCCGGTGACCTGTCCGACGACGGCTCGCCCGAGTCGTACCGCATCCTGGCCGGGATGATCGAACCGTGGGCCGCCGAGCGCCGAGCGGCCGTCGTCTACGCGATGGGCAACCACGACCTGCGCGAAGGCTTCGAAGAGGTGCTCGGCGAGCGGACACACGCACAGGACGTCAAAGGCTTCCGGATCGCGACCATCGACAGCACCGTGGCCGGCGCCGGCTACGGGAACCTCGACGAATCCCAGCTGGACGCGCTTCGGGTTGCGCTCGAGACGCCGTCGGAGCGGGGCGCGATCGTCGTGCTGCACCATCCGCCGGTGCGCGCGCAGACGACTCTGCTCGGCGCGCTCGAGCTGCAGAACCCGGCCGACCTCCTCGACGTGTGCGCGACAGGGGATGTGCGGCTCATCCTCGCGGGGCACTACCACCACTCGCTGGTCGGCTCGGCCGAAGGGATCCCCGTCATCGTCGCTCCGGCTGTCGCGAACACCGCCGACCCGCTGGCTGCGCCGGGCACCGAGCGCGCCTCCGTCGGCGCCGGGTTCGCGTACATCGAGCTGGTCGGCGACGCCGAGCCGCGGGTCATGTTCGTGGCCGCGACGAGCCCCGACGACGGAGCCGTCATCTACGACCTCGATGCGGCCGCCGTCGCACGCATCGCCGACGCCGCCGGTCCCCAGCGCTGA
- a CDS encoding MarR family winged helix-turn-helix transcriptional regulator, producing MTRFPEGPATSPGFLLWHTTLRWQRVMAAALAPLDLTHVQFVILASTWWLNGQGEHPKQSRLSDYTGSDARMTSEVVGRLIAKGLLERTRDPEDARAKVLTVTSDGAAVAARAIDAVEAADEAFFAPALKRPLDLVTLLQTLAAR from the coding sequence ATGACCCGGTTTCCCGAGGGTCCGGCCACCAGTCCGGGCTTTCTCCTCTGGCACACCACGCTGCGCTGGCAGCGGGTGATGGCGGCGGCCCTGGCACCGCTCGACCTCACCCACGTGCAGTTCGTGATCCTCGCATCCACCTGGTGGCTGAACGGCCAGGGCGAGCATCCGAAGCAGTCGCGTCTCTCCGATTACACGGGGTCGGATGCGCGGATGACCTCCGAGGTCGTCGGCCGGCTGATCGCCAAGGGCCTTCTTGAACGCACGCGAGACCCCGAGGACGCCCGGGCGAAGGTGCTCACCGTCACCTCCGACGGCGCCGCTGTTGCGGCACGGGCGATCGACGCGGTCGAAGCCGCAGACGAGGCCTTCTTCGCCCCGGCGCTGAAACGCCCCCTCGACCTGGTCACCCTGCTCCAGACCCTCGCCGCGCGCTGA
- a CDS encoding DUF3052 domain-containing protein, translating to MAGYSGTPLWKKLGVKPGMRVLVTHADAGWSIPDAPDGVEWMPDDPTDDGPLDLVLAFYRTAADYVAELDDLAERVFPAGSLWIAWPRKAAGHVSDLGDNVIRNTALERAGLVDVKVAAVDVDWSGLKLVWRVDFRSR from the coding sequence ATGGCTGGATACTCCGGAACTCCGCTGTGGAAGAAGCTGGGCGTGAAGCCCGGGATGCGGGTGCTGGTGACGCACGCGGATGCCGGATGGAGCATCCCGGATGCGCCCGACGGCGTGGAATGGATGCCCGACGACCCGACGGACGACGGGCCGCTCGACCTGGTGCTCGCCTTCTACCGCACGGCCGCCGACTATGTCGCCGAGCTCGACGACCTCGCCGAGCGCGTGTTCCCTGCCGGCTCCCTGTGGATCGCGTGGCCCCGCAAAGCCGCGGGCCATGTGAGCGACCTCGGCGACAACGTCATCCGGAACACGGCCCTCGAACGCGCCGGCCTCGTCGACGTCAAAGTGGCTGCGGTCGACGTGGACTGGTCGGGGCTGAAACTGGTGTGGCGCGTCGACTTCCGATCGCGCTGA
- a CDS encoding TetR/AcrR family transcriptional regulator, producing the protein MSSPQTRAPRRDAAENRETIILAAAAALNDDIDASLETIAARAGLSRRAIYGHFATRDDLLVETFTRGAARIGSSLLTLSHPDARVEIALYGATLWAEVEHVRVAAQLAVRGPHRALVAEALEPARQKLLATVERGISDGSLRGDIEAGTLARLIEAAAVAVLDEATRTGMSDDEGRRLVMLNGLGAAGIGWREAEELIRTTPDLRAEDLA; encoded by the coding sequence ATGAGCAGCCCACAGACCCGCGCACCCCGGCGCGACGCCGCCGAGAATCGCGAGACGATCATCCTCGCCGCCGCGGCCGCCCTCAACGACGACATCGACGCATCCCTCGAGACCATCGCCGCACGAGCCGGCCTCAGCCGCCGCGCGATCTACGGCCATTTCGCCACCCGCGACGACCTGCTGGTCGAGACGTTCACCCGCGGCGCGGCCCGCATCGGGTCGTCCCTGCTCACGCTGAGCCATCCGGATGCACGCGTCGAGATCGCCCTCTACGGCGCGACCCTCTGGGCCGAGGTCGAGCACGTGCGCGTCGCCGCGCAGCTCGCCGTTCGCGGTCCGCACCGGGCGCTCGTCGCCGAAGCGCTCGAACCGGCGCGGCAGAAACTCCTCGCGACGGTGGAACGTGGAATCTCCGACGGCTCACTCCGTGGCGACATCGAAGCCGGGACGCTCGCGCGTCTCATCGAGGCCGCCGCCGTCGCGGTGCTCGACGAGGCCACGCGTACCGGGATGTCCGATGACGAAGGGCGCCGCCTGGTCATGCTGAACGGCCTGGGTGCCGCGGGCATCGGCTGGCGCGAGGCCGAAGAACTTATACGGACGACCCCCGATCTTCGCGCAGAGGACCTCGCGTGA
- a CDS encoding chorismate mutase produces MAPNDTPAAELDTSADAAVYEQLHSIRQSIDNIDAAVVHMLAERFKFTQQVGKLKAAHGLPPADPEREREQIQRLRALAEESHLDPAFAEKFLNFIVAEVIHHHERIAGSAADERAS; encoded by the coding sequence ATGGCCCCGAACGACACCCCCGCCGCCGAGCTGGACACGTCCGCCGACGCTGCCGTCTACGAACAGTTGCACAGCATCCGCCAAAGCATCGACAACATCGACGCCGCCGTCGTGCACATGCTCGCCGAGCGCTTCAAGTTCACCCAGCAGGTCGGCAAACTGAAGGCGGCCCACGGACTGCCGCCCGCCGATCCGGAGCGCGAACGCGAACAGATCCAGCGACTCCGGGCGCTCGCCGAAGAAAGCCACCTCGACCCCGCATTCGCAGAGAAGTTCCTCAACTTCATCGTCGCCGAGGTCATCCACCACCACGAGCGCATCGCGGGGTCCGCCGCCGACGAACGCGCATCGTGA
- a CDS encoding GNAT family N-acetyltransferase — protein sequence MTETYLTQPIDDESARAIADEGLRLSLVDTSDQAAFDQWLFADFRGFLGGRLSEDALAEAREYLSDNRTTAVYDDAIPSAAAPVGTVSSWVAPLTVPGGAAVDSWAISSVTVAPTHRRRGIARALLGAELRTAHALGVPLAVLTVSESVIYGRWGFGPATWATEWRVDTKRVNWVGPATTGRLSFTEPEEYREIGRAVIDKVVAGRAGEVAAAGVLADRLIGPLKGNPDAAKYRLVRYDSRAGEPEGFVNYVVKDSDDFTRHIVDVTYLAATTDEALTALWRFLLELDLVAEVHIDTRGVDEPLPFLVSDIRGARLVSQQEHLWVRILDLPAALAARRYEHDGELVLDVVDDLGFAGGRYRMRVSGGEASVETTEAPADVTLSVSSLGALYLGHDTARHLALSGRIDGDAVALDRLFRTSVPPRLSMWF from the coding sequence GTGACCGAGACCTATCTGACCCAGCCCATCGACGACGAATCGGCTCGTGCAATCGCGGATGAGGGCCTTCGACTGTCGCTCGTCGACACGTCCGACCAGGCCGCGTTCGACCAGTGGCTCTTCGCCGACTTCCGCGGATTCCTCGGCGGACGCCTCTCTGAGGATGCGCTGGCCGAGGCGCGCGAATACCTGAGCGACAACCGCACGACGGCCGTCTACGACGATGCGATCCCCTCGGCCGCAGCTCCGGTCGGCACGGTCAGCTCGTGGGTGGCGCCGCTCACCGTCCCCGGCGGAGCCGCCGTCGACAGCTGGGCGATCAGCTCGGTCACCGTCGCCCCGACGCACCGGCGACGCGGCATCGCCCGCGCCCTCCTCGGTGCGGAGCTCCGAACCGCTCATGCGCTCGGCGTACCCCTCGCCGTCCTGACGGTCTCGGAATCGGTGATCTACGGCCGCTGGGGTTTCGGGCCGGCGACGTGGGCGACCGAGTGGCGGGTCGACACGAAGCGCGTGAACTGGGTCGGCCCCGCGACGACGGGACGGCTGTCGTTCACGGAGCCGGAGGAGTACCGGGAGATCGGCCGCGCCGTGATCGACAAGGTCGTGGCGGGCCGCGCCGGCGAGGTGGCCGCGGCCGGCGTGCTCGCAGACCGCCTGATCGGGCCACTGAAGGGCAACCCGGATGCGGCCAAGTATCGCCTCGTGCGCTACGACTCCCGCGCGGGCGAGCCGGAAGGGTTCGTGAACTACGTCGTGAAGGATTCCGACGATTTCACTCGCCATATCGTCGATGTCACCTATCTGGCGGCGACGACGGATGAGGCCCTCACCGCACTCTGGCGGTTCCTGCTCGAACTCGACCTCGTCGCCGAAGTCCACATCGACACACGCGGCGTCGACGAACCGCTGCCGTTCCTGGTCTCCGACATCCGTGGCGCCCGCCTGGTCAGCCAGCAGGAGCACCTGTGGGTGCGCATCCTCGACCTCCCGGCGGCGCTCGCCGCACGCCGCTACGAGCACGACGGCGAGCTCGTGCTCGATGTCGTGGACGACCTCGGCTTCGCCGGCGGACGGTACCGGATGCGCGTCAGTGGCGGAGAAGCCAGCGTCGAGACGACCGAGGCGCCTGCGGATGTGACGCTCTCGGTCAGCTCGCTCGGTGCCCTCTACCTCGGTCACGACACGGCGCGCCATCTCGCCCTGTCGGGCAGGATCGACGGCGACGCGGTCGCGCTCGACCGACTGTTCCGCACTTCCGTGCCGCCACGACTGAGCATGTGGTTCTAG
- a CDS encoding SDR family NAD(P)-dependent oxidoreductase produces the protein MTRPVGPLPDEVPDQLPGQTGKVVVVTGANSGIGYFTSEQLAAAGAHVVLACRSRERGRAALSAIRGRVAGASVELLDLDVTDPESIRAAADVLAARRRLDALVENAGMVHPPAKRETDARGNELVFSTNVLGHFSLTALLYPTLAATAGSRVVVLGSMASRLSTFRIDDLQLVRGYTGWRAYAQSKIAVQVFGFELDRRLRLARSGVTSLVAHPGYSISGRTPRIQGVNEPTRMTRFVDNLQALGTQGKDRGAWPVVRAVTDPDAQGGDHWGPRYLTRGVPTRQRPTSTSRDPQVGSRLWSRLEEFTGMRFDVS, from the coding sequence GTGACCCGGCCGGTCGGCCCGCTGCCCGACGAGGTTCCAGACCAGTTGCCCGGCCAGACCGGAAAAGTCGTCGTCGTCACCGGTGCCAACAGCGGGATCGGCTATTTCACGAGCGAACAACTCGCCGCGGCAGGAGCGCACGTGGTGCTCGCCTGCCGCAGTCGCGAACGCGGGCGGGCGGCGCTCTCCGCCATCCGTGGGAGGGTCGCGGGCGCCAGTGTGGAACTCCTCGACCTGGACGTCACAGATCCCGAGTCCATCCGGGCCGCCGCCGACGTGCTCGCCGCCCGCCGACGACTCGATGCGCTCGTCGAGAACGCCGGAATGGTGCATCCGCCGGCGAAACGGGAGACGGATGCGCGGGGCAACGAACTCGTCTTCTCGACCAATGTGCTCGGGCATTTCTCACTTACGGCGCTCCTCTATCCGACGCTGGCGGCGACCGCCGGGTCGCGCGTGGTGGTGCTCGGCAGCATGGCGAGCCGCCTCTCGACGTTCCGTATCGACGACCTGCAACTCGTCCGCGGCTACACCGGATGGCGCGCTTATGCCCAATCCAAGATCGCGGTGCAGGTGTTCGGATTCGAGCTCGATCGGCGGCTGCGCCTGGCGCGCAGCGGCGTCACCAGCCTGGTGGCGCATCCGGGCTATTCGATCAGCGGGCGCACGCCGCGCATCCAGGGCGTCAACGAGCCGACGCGGATGACCCGGTTCGTCGACAACCTGCAGGCGCTGGGAACGCAGGGCAAGGATCGGGGCGCGTGGCCGGTAGTCCGTGCGGTCACCGATCCGGATGCGCAGGGCGGGGACCACTGGGGCCCCCGCTACCTGACGCGCGGGGTACCGACGCGACAGCGCCCGACCTCGACGAGCCGTGATCCGCAGGTCGGTTCGCGGCTGTGGTCGCGGCTCGAAGAATTCACCGGGATGCGCTTCGACGTGAGCTAG
- a CDS encoding adenylosuccinate synthase codes for MPAIVIIGAQWGDEGKGKATDLLGSRIDYVVKFNGGNNAGHTVVIGDEKYALHLLPSGILTEGVTPVIANGVVVDIEVLFEELDALIARGVDVSRLRVSSNAHVITQYHRTIDKVTERFLGKRQIGTTGRGIGPTYADKINRVGIRVQDLFDENILRQKVEGALDQKNHMLVKVYNRRAITVDEVVTDLLSYAERLRPMVADTGLLLHQALDAGKYVLFEGGQATMLDVDHGTYPFVTSSNSTSGGAATGSGIGPNRIDRVIAVVKAYTTRVGAGPFPTELFDESGEWLRERGFEFGTTTGRPRRTGWYDAPIARYSARINGVTDFVLTKLDTLTGLERIPVAVAYDVDGVRHDEVPASQSDFHHAVPIYQEFPGWSEDISGVREFADLPKNAQDYVLALEAMSGARISAIGVGPGRDAIVVRHDLVD; via the coding sequence GTGCCCGCGATCGTGATCATCGGTGCCCAGTGGGGCGACGAAGGCAAAGGCAAGGCGACCGACCTCCTCGGCAGCCGAATCGACTACGTGGTCAAGTTCAACGGTGGCAACAACGCCGGCCACACGGTCGTGATCGGCGACGAGAAGTACGCGCTCCACCTGCTGCCCTCCGGCATCCTGACCGAGGGCGTCACGCCGGTGATCGCAAACGGTGTCGTCGTCGACATCGAGGTGCTGTTCGAAGAGCTGGATGCGCTCATCGCCCGCGGCGTCGACGTCTCGCGCCTGCGCGTCAGCTCGAACGCCCACGTGATCACCCAGTACCACCGCACCATCGACAAGGTGACGGAGCGCTTCCTCGGCAAGCGCCAGATCGGCACGACCGGTCGCGGTATCGGCCCGACGTACGCCGACAAGATCAACCGGGTCGGCATCCGCGTCCAGGACCTGTTCGACGAGAACATCCTGCGTCAGAAGGTCGAGGGCGCCCTCGATCAGAAGAACCACATGCTGGTCAAGGTCTACAACCGGCGCGCGATCACGGTCGACGAGGTCGTCACCGACCTGCTGAGCTACGCCGAGCGGCTGCGCCCGATGGTCGCGGACACCGGCCTGCTGCTGCACCAGGCGCTCGACGCCGGCAAATACGTGCTGTTCGAAGGCGGGCAGGCGACCATGCTCGATGTCGACCACGGCACGTATCCGTTCGTCACCTCATCGAACTCGACCTCCGGCGGGGCCGCCACCGGCTCCGGCATCGGGCCGAACCGCATCGACCGGGTGATCGCGGTCGTCAAGGCGTACACGACACGGGTCGGCGCCGGTCCCTTCCCGACCGAGCTGTTCGACGAGTCCGGGGAATGGCTGCGCGAGCGGGGCTTCGAGTTCGGCACGACCACCGGCCGCCCGCGCCGCACCGGATGGTACGACGCGCCCATCGCACGATACTCGGCCCGCATCAACGGGGTTACCGACTTCGTGCTGACCAAGCTGGACACGCTCACGGGGCTCGAGCGCATCCCGGTCGCTGTCGCCTACGACGTCGACGGTGTGCGGCACGACGAGGTCCCGGCCTCGCAGAGCGACTTCCACCACGCAGTGCCGATCTACCAGGAGTTCCCGGGCTGGTCCGAAGACATTTCGGGCGTCCGGGAGTTCGCCGATCTGCCGAAGAATGCGCAGGACTACGTCCTCGCCCTCGAAGCGATGAGCGGCGCTCGCATCTCGGCGATCGGCGTCGGCCCCGGTCGTGACGCCATCGTCGTGCGCCACGACCTCGTCGACTGA